The Streptomyces laurentii genome contains a region encoding:
- a CDS encoding hypothetical protein (identified by MetaGeneAnnotator; putative;~sequence version:1): MPRVTPPALTNEPGDPVTATDPAGTSAPTAARIHIPAQGRPLTSEPPLADAAPLTSEPPLVEATPLTSEPTVRAAAGGSESPGV, from the coding sequence GTGCCGCGCGTCACCCCGCCCGCGCTGACGAACGAACCGGGAGACCCCGTGACCGCCACCGACCCCGCCGGCACCTCCGCCCCGACCGCCGCCCGCATACACATCCCCGCCCAGGGCCGCCCGCTGACCAGCGAGCCGCCCCTCGCCGACGCCGCCCCGCTCACCAGCGAACCGCCTCTCGTCGAGGCGACCCCCCTCACCAGCGAACCCACCGTCCGTGCCGCGGCGGGCGGTTCGGAGTCCCCCGGAGTGTGA